From a region of the Solanum stenotomum isolate F172 chromosome 2, ASM1918654v1, whole genome shotgun sequence genome:
- the LOC125854412 gene encoding E3 ubiquitin-protein ligase ATL23 → MLVSVFLALFLPCVGMSAVFLVYICLLWYAAAYQSAGPGTENYHNEKTNQELGLSAAQLDKLPKITGNELVMGNDCAVCLDEIENEQIARVVPGCNHGFHLECADTWLSKNPICPVCRTKLEPEFFNPPESNPC, encoded by the coding sequence aTGCTTGTCTCTGTTTTTCTCGCTCTGTTTCTTCCTTGTGTTGGAATGAGCGCTGTTTTCTTAGTCTACATCTGTTTACTCTGGTACGCTGCTGCTTACCAGTCTGCCGGCCCTGGCACCGAAAATTACCATAACGAAAAGACGAATCAGGAATTGGGTCTTTCTGCTGCTCAGTTGGACAAACTACCGAAAATTACTGGGAACGAATTGGTAATGGGTAACGATTGTGCGGTGTGTTTGGATGAAATTGAGAACGAGCAAATTGCTCGAGTTGTTCCGGGTTGTAACCATGGATTTCACCTTGAATGTGCTGATACTTGGCTTTCGAAAAATCCGATTTGTCCGGTTTGTAGAACTAAACTGGAGCCGGAGTTCTTCAATCCACCTGAAAGTAACCCATGTTGa